Within Ovis aries strain OAR_USU_Benz2616 breed Rambouillet chromosome 11, ARS-UI_Ramb_v3.0, whole genome shotgun sequence, the genomic segment GTTTGTAGAATACAAACTGGTTTTGAAAGCAAGTTAAGGAAtaagatttttcatttattcttgcttttacTTTGTTCTCAGCGTGACATGATGCCAGAAATGTAAGAGAATCTGTATTTGCTTATACCGTAAGATGATTTTCCCTTCCAGCATTTATTGGAAGTCGGTGCAAACATACGTTTGATCATTAAAAAGGGAAATTCTTCTATACTTTTTTATTCTCTGGCTCTAACAATGTCTTAGATGATGTGGTACCTTTTACCTCACCTAGAACATTTAGTTTTGTTAACGTGTTAAATTTGCTTAGGATAATAtgtcattttcatttgaaattatttaaccAGCACATCGCTGTTGATATTGTTATATTTTGAATTATAACAGTgacctgaaataaatattttatttaattcgcATGTCAGCCTTGTATAGTATTATACCCATTGtacagatagagaaactgaggcccaaagaattTGACTTGTTCTCTAAGTGACAAAACCCAAGTTGACTCCAGGTCTTTTCACTGCCAAGACCAGCATTCCACTGCTCTCTGTAATGTTTACCTGACTACTAAAATTTACTTGGATTTAATTTCAGTTGATTAAGCATAGCAAGAATAAAGTAAGACATTTTGCAATTATCTAGACTAATTAGTGTACCAACCCTAAGCATTCACATATTTAACTTCCAGAAATGTTTTGACTGAAAAGGATCTAGATAGCCACCACATTAGTTGCTTGTTTTATCCtagaatattaaatttaaatcagtcttttaaaaggatttaatttttctaatactcaaatctttaaaatataaagtatactGGAAATAATACTTATGTATTTTGTTTCAAATACTGTTTACCTCATTTGATATTATATAATCTGAAAATGCTCATTTTGTTTAAGCAACTCTTTCAAAAAGATGAGCAATTATTTGTATCACTTTGGATACTTCACACCTAAAAGAGAGTTAGGTTGGGCCTGTCATAAAATCTTCAAAACTAAAGGAATAAAATTATGAAAGGTTCTGACCATAACAGGCTTTGTAAAAGTTACTGCTAACTAACAGAAATTTTGGAAAGACAGTTTTTAGTAGCACTTTTAGCAAAATctcttctgtgcctcagtttctccaattTCAGAATAGTCAACAAAATAATAAGCtataaacaagaaaattataataTGTAGGTTTCAAATAGTATTCATAACTAGAATTTAACCAAATGGCTATAAAATGTTTGAGATTTGTGATTAGATGATATTAGTTTTCATATATTATTGGTATAAACTCAGtgaatgtttaaaatgttatttttcagttaTCGTGTCcatgaacaacaaaaatttagGAGTGTTTTGATCTAAACAtgttttatctcttttcacatCAATTTTGATTGAGaaaaaaagcaattagaaaatatttctaaccAGGATTATATACCTTctatatttataagaaaataccCTTTCTACTCTGCTTATATCTGGATATTTATAGCTATTACATCTCAGGTTTTAGTAGCTCCTTATTTGGAGAGTTAAAAATTGTGAATCTATATATTCAGactattttaagtatttaaaatttgaGGTGCAGTATTTTCATTGTACTTCAATCCCTTTTTTGGAAGGAAACAGGACttcaaataattcattaaaatctTAAAACTCAAACCTTTTACCTTATTTACTCAAAATTTATTAtagaagtataaagaaaaaatgaactcGTTTTTTCTTATAACTATAATATCTTTAAATTTCTTAAGATAAAATATGTTATGTATTGTCTCATTTTTATACTTCCTCTTGGAAATAAACTAAGctgaaaattaaagatattgTTTTAAAAGGCCCTAGTGtaggagtggagaaggcaatggcaacccactccagtactcttgcctggaaaatcccatgggcggaggagcctggtaggctgcagtccatagggtctcgaagagtcagacacaactgagtgacttcactttcacttttcactttcatgcattggagaaggaaatggcaacccactccagtattcttgcctggagaatcccagggacaggggagcctggtgggctgccgtctatggggttgcatagagtcggacacgactgaagcgacttagcagcagcagcagcagtgtaggaGTAAGACGTCCTTAAATTTGGGTTTTAGTTTTGTCATCTCTTAGCTCAATAATTTGTGGCCTCATTTTTAAACCCATTATAAAACAcccatttcctcatttttaaaatacagagaataTCCATGTCATAAGGTGACTGAATACAATGTGtggaatttctttgaaaatttgatGTAAATGTACATTCACTTGTTTTTCACAGATTGGGGACATTAAGACTGAATTTTGTAAAtgacttattaaaaataatactaaaaataacACAGCTATGGTCCACATAGTGCTCATCTGTTCAAAAAATTAGAACAGCAATAATTGTGGGTGTTTGTGTCCTATCTCAGGGATAAGCAACAGCTATTGGACAGGGGCCAAATCTGCTGAGTGGCTGTTTTTGTAAACAGAATTTTATTGGAATAGTAATTTACACATTGTCTATAGTTGCTTTGGTGCTAGGAGTTTCAACAGACCTTAACACAGCaaaccataaaatatttattatctgacagagaaaaaaattgcCAACTCCTACTGTTAAAGTAAGCTTAAGTGTCTAAGTCTAGATTTGTCTCCCAACTTTTACACGTGTTATTTCCTCAAATTTCTTATTATTTCactaatattctgtaataaatgtAGTTTTGATTGTATCAGATATACAAACATgtctttaaaatttcagaatgaaGATAGTGTTGACCTAAGGCAGACCTATGCTCCACTTTCTTCATCAACGGAATATGCAAGTTCTGTAGATTCTTCACTTTTCTATGCACCATGGTCTACATATGGAGATGATATTAAACAGCCCTCTAATTCTCAGATCAATGTAAAGAACAggtaaattaataaattagattTCTCAGGCTAAACAAAGTGTTCTTAAGTTTGATTACATGGGAACCTAGTTATATTAGCTCTTTGTTCCCTATATCAGTATTTTTATGACATTGTAATTTTACTTATCTAACTACTAGGAAATCTTAAAAGTTATGTGTCTATAATTTTTTCTTGCTACTTTCTTTCATTAATTAGAAGCAACCCTAAGTGAGTACATCTTAAGTTCCTCTTTCTAAAGATAGCATATAAATGAGTTACAATTTTTCAATCTATTTTTTAATCCAGTTCTAAATTTTCAGTAATTCTTCCCTTACAAGTATACAACAAACAGGATATTATCAAATGTAAGATACTTGTTTTCTATTCAGTTCCACTAATAATGAAGGCTAACTCTATGTCAGATTCTCTCCTGTTGAAGATATTAGAATTAACATGGCAAATATTATCCCTGCCTTTATAGATCTTACAGTAATGGTGATGATTATGATAACTTGCCAGGCACTACAAGTGCCTGGTACTGCAAGGTAAGGTCTAAAGGAAGAAGGATAAAATATTATGGGAGCttataaaatattaagagaaGCTTAAGGGAGTGACACTACCTTTATGTTAATTATAATGAGGGAGCAGTTAAAAGAGACTGATGTGCCTTTAGTTTAccaggaaataattatttttaaaatctactaattaaataattgttaaaaatttagaaattagtTTTAAGTTCTCTAAAGTAGATTTTATTAGGTAGACTATATCACTCTAcacaaaaaagtatttttttagttAATATGTGTTCATTGAAAAACTTCAGACTTTATAGAAATACGTAAAGGCAAGCAGAAGTTTACCTTTACCCTGCCTTTCCACCTCCCAGTAACAACTATTAACAGTTTGGTATATATTACATTGAATATTTTTCTAGATATATACTAACATATTATTATACAAAAAGTTTATATAAAATCTTTTTGAAATAACAAGATATAGTGGGAAAAGTATTAGACTTGTAGGTAGaccatttattcaacaagtatgTAGTAAAGCATGGCAAATGATAAACCTTTGCAAAATTCAGGTTTTTTAATATCATAATCATTTATTCAATTTAATGATTACTAATACCTACCTTTTCTATGTTATGaagatcaataaaatatttgaatgttaTGTAAGTATaaggtatttttatttctaaaatgtcctAACACTATGAAATGTtagacataaaatattaaaaaacaagaagtttcaatttaaaaacaacataTTACTTCTAGGAACAAATTACCCAAAATCCATAAGAGGTAAAAAGGGTCCAGTATATTTCCATCTCgttgttttttacattttgtatTGTTTAGATAGTGTTGGTCGTTAGGTAGGGTTTCATCTACATGGAGCACCAGTCACTTCTTTGGCAAAGACTTAAGGATAGCGCCCATATCTTTTACATTTGAGGGACAACTGCTGCATTCTTGTGATATTTAGGATGACCATGTCACTATACTTTTTAATCCAACTTTTAGTATAAGAGTCACAAAAATAGAGTAACAGGTTTATATGATTTTCAAATCACAGATGAAAAAACATAGCAAGTGTGATGCAATGATGTATAATAGGACTAGACATGCTTTCAGAAGCAGCCATGGTACCAATCATGTCTATAACATCATAGATTAGAGATTTATATCTTGGTCATCTAAAATGAATAGCATGTGTTTTGGAGAAATAAGAGGTAAGCATTCATTGAGAACTAGACATAAGATTTGGAATGAAGGAGAAATATTTATGTAGGATAAATACTATGCTAAAGTGGAAAATATTCTTTAGTTCCTATTCCCTCTTTAGTTGAAATGAAGGTATAGAGTTAAtccaaatattttatagaaaaataagtcAGAATAAGTCTGGAAAAAGGAATATATTATGTTTCAATATGAGCAAAAGAATTTACATGTGATATTCGTTTATTTTTAGGATTCAAACAGAAAGAAATGACTATGGTAGTGAAACAGACTTATATGGACTTGTGTCTAACATTTTGGAAGAACAAGATAAATCACAGCCATACTTTGCTGAGGGGTTAGTATAGattgttaacttttatttttacttaatagaGGATCATCTGACATTCGACATCATAATTCTGATATTTGTTTCGAGGAGCCTTGATTTTCCTGAGGTGCTTGCCATACAATTGAAAGTTTAATTTGCTATTAAgaactttcatttgaaaaatcattCTTCCATAACTCAAAGCTATTTCCTTTGAGTTCATGAGCTAAAATTTGGCTTAAAGAGTATAAATTCCAATGACTTTTATACTTATACctccaaaaataaaactatcattgCTTCTGAGTAGAAATATGTATGGATTTTATTCATATAGTAAAAACTTTTAAAGTATGCATTAATTGTTTTACTTGGGTGTAGAAGCCATATTATCCAGATTCCCTATTTCATAAATAGGGAAATATGTAGCATACATCTaaccaatgaaaatattttcatttcaatgagAGTACatcctttttaattaaaaaaattgtggtCAACAGATTAACCTTATATAAGAAAAACCTTATCTGGTTTCTACTTACTATATGTAAACAGTTCATGTAAGACCATGCAATCACCACCCTCAGGCTTTAGTTTATGTCTCCTTGAAAAGTATACTGAAGACATATTAAGACTAAAATGCATATTTATGCAGCATATAGCGCATTTTAAGTGGCAGAAAGTTATTTGGATGTAATTGCAGCTTATAAGGCAAAGTTGGAAAGGATTAGAGAATGGTGAAATGGGGCaatgtaaatgtttttaaagcctTTCCTCCCTTCTCCACTGAGaatataaagacttttaaaatctacattgtaattaaatatattttcttgttcTAGGACCTGTTCCTCCAGTTTAAAGTCAGTATGGCCAATGAACACAAGCAGGTTTGCAGATCACCATGACCTCTTAACAGAAACCAAAAGGCCAGTAGATACAGCCATCTCTCAGCAAGCTTTTTATACCGGTGAATCTGTGTCAGCAGTGGAAAAGCAGTACCTACATAACAGTAATCTCATACCACAACAAAAAATAGATGAACTTTATCATGGATTTACTGGTTTAGACCTTGAAGAACAATGGATGTACCCCTCACGAAATGATCATTCTAACTGTTACAATGTTCAGCCAAATGATACAGCTAAGACAGCATTTCAAGAATATCCATTTATCAAAAATTGTTTTACACCACAAACTGGTCTGTCTGACATCATGAAAGAATCTGGAGTTGATACTTACTCTTATGGAAGAGAGAAAATATGTGCTAAAGGTCTGGAAGCACCATTACAGCAAAAGAGGGCAGAgatatttctttcccaatttaaTAGGTACAATGAAAATCCAGATTATTGTAGATATCCAGAATATGCTCACCCTAATAAGGCTAAGCTGAGTAAGTGTTCGAATTTTAGTGTCCAAGATAGTAAAAAATTAGCTAGTGCCACACCTGAAACACCAACTGTAGAAACAGACACCTACACAAAGTTATTTCAGGTAAAACCagcaaaccagaaaaaaatagaggagaCAATACCTGACCAGCAGAATTTCACATTTCCAAAAACTACACCACATCTGACAGAAAAACAGTTTGGAAAGGAAGCAGCATTTACTGCTGATTTTGGCTTAAAATCAGAATATGGACTAAAACCTCATACAACTTGTTCAGCTAATAATGATTTTGCTAATGTCACAGAAAAACAGCAGTTTACTAAACCTGACCCCCCAAATTCTGAGTATTTTAAATCAGTGAATTTACTAGCAAATTCAGCAACATCTTCAGGAGGTATCAACTTAAACAGACCAACATGGATGAATgtgcaaacaaaaaataacactCCTATTCTTTATCGAAATCAAGGTAACTTGATGAAATTAAATTCTCATTTAACTATAGCTTCAAAAGGTTCTAACCATTCTTCAGATTTCCCCCAACTATCATCTACAAATTTAACCCCAAATAGCAATTTATTTCAGAAGTATTGCCAAGAAAACCCTTCAGCATTTTCTAGTTTTGATTTTGGTTACAATGGTGCAGAAAGAATCCAATCTGTCAATCACATGGAAGGACTGACAAAGACTGGAGAAGAAAATCTCTTTGAATCTGTTACcgataaaaaaataaagcagccaAATGGATTTTGCGATAACTATTCAGCCCAGCAGTATGGGATCAttgaaaatgtaaacaaacaTAATTTTCAAGCTAAGCCCCAAAGTGGACATTATGATCCTGAGGAAGGGCCAAAGCATTTAGATGGCTTATCTCAAAATACATACCAAGATCTGTTGGAGTCACAGGGTCATTTTAATAGCCACAGACAGGGAAGTGGAGACAACAATATTAATAGCCGTGTGAATCGCACACAGGCATCATGCTTTTCTAATAATTATATGATGGGAGATTTAAGGCATAATCAGAGTTTTCAACAACTTGGTTCAAGTGGGTTTCCACTAAGATCCACTCATCCATTTGGCCATTCAGTTGTTCCACTGTTGGATTCGTATGATTTGTTTTCTTATGATGACTTAAGCCATTTGTACCCATATTTTAATGATATGATGTATGGTGATAATTCCTTTTCTGGTTTCGTGCCAACTTTTGGATTTCAAAGACCAATTAAAACCCGCAGTGGACCAGCCAGTGAACTTCATATTCGTCTAGAAGAGTGCTATGAACAATGGAGAGCattagaaaaggagagaaaaaaggtaATACAAAACTATCCTTTTAGGCATAACTTAGTATACctcctttgcctattttcattttgtttacccTAGTGTAGTTTAAGAAAGCGTACGTACTTTTAAGTTGAATTCTTCTATAATGTATATTATTTGTTAAGTCCCTGACTATACAGAATTAATTAGGTGACTTAAGAGACTAAAAATGATTGgggcttaaaaaatttttaagttttttttgcCTGTTAGGTAGACTTTTTCCTTAATGGGTTGAAAGTTTAAATTATTGGAGTGTTCAGGTATTTTATGCAGTAAGTGTGACAGAAAAGTATATGGTACTGTGGTTTGTATTTATTGCCTTTTGATACCAAAACAGAATTTTTATCTAAAGGagtaattttcaattttctttttaggCCTATAAGAAATATTATTCATGATTGAATCACATTTAGAAAATCTAGTATCTAaaagttatataatttttttacagACTGAATTGGCCCTTGCGAAGAATTATCCAGGGAAAAAAGTATCCAGTACTAATAATACTCCAATTCCACGGCTGACCTCCAATCCATCTAGAGTTGATCGGTTAATTGTGGATGAACTTCGAGAACAAGCCAGAGTAAGCTGTGAAGATATCTAATAGCAgatttttttaactgtttgataaaatttttaaatgcctcAGCAAGTTAGAGTTCTGAAGGATTCTTCACTCACATTTATGTGTAACTCTCTGAAATGTATTCTTTCCCATGTTTGGACCTAGAACTATTAGTTATTTAGGAAAGGGAAAATAGCCCCactcagtcattaaaatattaagtTTAGTAATCTAAGTGATTCCTCTTCAAGAAATCCAGATTAGCAATGGAACTAAtccacaaaagaaagaaaaaaatttaaagcaaaaccaTTCCCATTTCTTAATCacaaacatttgttttctagCTTCACGAAAAAGCTTTGCTTATATTAAAAAGGTAGTAAATTAATAGGAAATtaccttatttcattttcttgacccTGTTCTCTTGAGTTATTTAACAAACATTAAGTATATCTAGCAATGTATTAATTACTAATAAACTGACGTATATAGGTATAtgcataattttataaaatagccTTATTTTGGAAAAGTAGTATATCACTTCAGATCAAATGTAAAGAATCTTGatgttaattaaaaattattttcctattatcTCCTTTGTaatttcagaattctccaagcaactgTAATAGAATAGGgtagttttttctttctgaccttcctcttttaaaaacttctgttttctgggacttccctgtggtccagtggccaagactccatgttcccaatgtaGAGGgtcctggttccatccctggtcagggaactagatcccacatgctgcaactaagagttatGCTATATGAAGATTCAACATGCCGAGTGCTGCAACTatgacctggtgcagccaaataaataaacaaaataatttttaaaaacttctgttttccaaataaaattcgATAATGATTCCTAGGAAAAGGCATGCAGTGAAACAGATTGCATCTATGATTGAATAAAAGCCATTTAAGGAATTAGAAAAAATCAGCACAACAGAGTCTTATTTTATTGATCATTTGTTTCTTACCTATACCATGCTGTCTTTAAAATACAGATATGAAATACTTCAAtggaaaaatattgatttttaccTAGCTTTCAGCCTTGATTAGTTGtaatttttaatcaaattcaTAAATTTGTACAATGGAATTTATCAGTGGTGTGGTCAGATATAGCCAAATGTTATAAAAActtaaattctttgtttttttaaacttccaaGTTAAAATTTTTCTCAGTAATGCATTTCTAGGCAATAAATCAAAGAATTGCTAATGTGAGTATTAAGAAATATACTTAATACTTTCCAGCCTTATGTGGGCTTCACCTTAGTTTAgcatatttataactgttataataatttatttagcaACATTAGACTAGTAATATACAAagggcaaaaatatttttatgtgtactACTTCTAGTTTGCTGGTTTTATagaattctgaaaaaaatcttttaaaagtttattaaaaatcacttgtaaaattttttctttacacTTATTCAAAATGACtctcttactttaaaaatatataatttgtagtTCACTGGAGTTTTTACTGTGGTGTTTTTTCCTTGTATTGTCTTATTTTCCCCCTCAAGAATCTGGCTGATTGTACAGTTGGGAGGAAAATATTTAATACCTGTACACTTGTGTTTTCTCCATGGGCTTGAACTGGCATGAACTTATACCAAAGAAATTTGGTAGGAGTGTGAGGTTAGAGGCATTCATTCAGGTGCTTATTAATTGAGAggtatttttctgttctttccagTCACTGAATTATGTGAGTTTTAAATCATTTGGCTCCCAAAGGCAGTTACTGTATTTATTAGATGTTCAAATCCTAGCTACTCAAAAGTTCTCCTTCCTTACTCCTTCCAAGTTTAGAATTTGAAACTTAGGCATATACAATATGAAACATACTCCCCTTACTATATATCTAAGATATATAGTGTCCTTTTTTAAGCTTAATTAACCAGAAGAGTCTTCTACCACCAGAAGATTAAGACCTCCTAATTTTCCCTAGCAATTTTGACACTTATAGGATTTATTTTGTTACTTTAG encodes:
- the MEIOC gene encoding meiosis-specific coiled-coil domain-containing protein MEIOC, encoding MEVSCGDPRPPPHPPGLREGLEPKVAFRGGANRCWNLSADASSRLTDVFNSVMLTGSPSFYDCYKSQNEDSVDLRQTYAPLSSSTEYASSVDSSLFYAPWSTYGDDIKQPSNSQINVKNRIQTERNDYGSETDLYGLVSNILEEQDKSQPYFAEGTCSSSLKSVWPMNTSRFADHHDLLTETKRPVDTAISQQAFYTGESVSAVEKQYLHNSNLIPQQKIDELYHGFTGLDLEEQWMYPSRNDHSNCYNVQPNDTAKTAFQEYPFIKNCFTPQTGLSDIMKESGVDTYSYGREKICAKGLEAPLQQKRAEIFLSQFNRYNENPDYCRYPEYAHPNKAKLSKCSNFSVQDSKKLASATPETPTVETDTYTKLFQVKPANQKKIEETIPDQQNFTFPKTTPHLTEKQFGKEAAFTADFGLKSEYGLKPHTTCSANNDFANVTEKQQFTKPDPPNSEYFKSVNLLANSATSSGGINLNRPTWMNVQTKNNTPILYRNQGNLMKLNSHLTIASKGSNHSSDFPQLSSTNLTPNSNLFQKYCQENPSAFSSFDFGYNGAERIQSVNHMEGLTKTGEENLFESVTDKKIKQPNGFCDNYSAQQYGIIENVNKHNFQAKPQSGHYDPEEGPKHLDGLSQNTYQDLLESQGHFNSHRQGSGDNNINSRVNRTQASCFSNNYMMGDLRHNQSFQQLGSSGFPLRSTHPFGHSVVPLLDSYDLFSYDDLSHLYPYFNDMMYGDNSFSGFVPTFGFQRPIKTRSGPASELHIRLEECYEQWRALEKERKKTELALAKNYPGKKVSSTNNTPIPRLTSNPSRVDRLIVDELREQARVVTLLGKMERLRSSPLHANISTALDRHLESIHIVQSRRKDEIVNASNRQRQGVPRCQDDRDVFALASAIKEMCVATRKARTTLWCALQMTLPKTASTAGQTDVEKALQDIVNCEDKVHESLSSSNPMNQRGEANKH